TAAGTCTATAATAGTTAACCATAGGGTAAAAATACATTTTTACCATTTAATAAAACTTATTTTAGTTATTTTCTTCATTGATAGTTATTTTTATGACAAAAACTTAAAAATGATTATCTTAGGAAATTTTTCTATTATCTATGTACCTGTGTTTTTGCACTCCAAGACCAAAATAGGCAGCCAAACTTGCCATCTACAACATAATAGTATGATTTAAGCTTGTTAAATACACAGTTTTAATCTTTTAGATTTCTCAAAGACCATGATATAAATTCGATTTTATCAAAATAAATGTATTATACTATATGATTTTAAATAATAAAGCTTTAGGTCTCTAATATGTTTTTAAAATATGGTAATATCATTTAAAGAATCTCGGATGTACCTTCATGTTACCAGCTCTTTTGCCAAACTTGTCGCTTAATAACCCCAAAGAATCAATGATCCCAGAGGGCTCAGGGGCAGCTTTACCAATCTCAGCAAAAGCTTCTTTAATTCTAACGCAATCGAATCTTCTAATGTTATGACCAGCCCAAATCCGACCGTGCAATAAACCATAGATCTTTTCAGCGACATCTTCGAAGCTTGGTGCGTCCCTGACCTTAGCCCTCGTGATCCCATCTGACCTAGACGACCTTAGTGAGACCACCGATATGTCTTTCGGCTGTATAAGCGTTGAGAAGCTATCTAGCTCCTCAAGTTTTCTTGGGCATACGATGATTGCACCAAACTCTAGGATGTGAAAATGTTGTCCTGTTTTGTTTGGTACGGTTGTTTCTAAATCAAAGAAGACGATTTCGCTGGGAAATGTTTGGATCTCCATATCAATTTATGCTTTTTTGGTCGATTTGTAAAGCGTACGTGTGTATGTATATAATGTAGAGTTAGGGTTTGTTACTTGTGACACAAGCTAACTGTAGGTTCGTCTTGGAGGTTACTTTGGTGGTTATTTAGCTTCATGGAGAAAACTTTGTTGTGTACGGTAAGTAAGAATCTTTAGCTTTTCTTTATCTAATTCAATTAAAAACAATTCCTTAATTTTTAATTGCCCCCACAAAGCTTTCTTGTGTGTTTATTAACTTTTGCGCCATATATTCTACTCGAATTACTCAAAATACATGGCTTTAAATCATCCATTAGTGTTGAATTAACAAACTCTCTTCATTAGTGTTTAACAGCAAGTGTAGCAAAAATCTTTATATGAAAATGGACATGGCGTACCATGCAAGAAAGTTCCAAGGGTTTAGGGGCAACAACCATTTCCTGACTCGCACAATAGAGAAACGTACAAACAATATGCAGTCATCATTACTCGCATCAACAGAGACTCAAGCTGAGGCCAAACTCAGCAAGATCAAGATCCTTGGTTCTTTTCTCTGTCTTTGGCTAATTACATTTGCTTAGCTGAAAACTGCAATTTTGAATGCTAAAGGATCAATTTTGTAACCATAACATTAACCAATCAGTTCTAAAGGAAGTTGAAGAACGGAAGAGCACAATACCTCAAACTCTGGTACAAGAAGAATCAAAGTCATCAGGAGCAACACGTGCAATCCAATTGTTCAAAGTCCTCTTGACATCAGTGTGATTAACATAAGCCAACTCATACATACTACACAAGTTCCCCACCAAGCTCTCGTTCAAAGCCGCGGTCGGCACTCTCTCCAACGCACTCTCCATCACCTTGATCGCATCAGACAAATCTCTCGAGTACATCAAACAAAGCGCCTTGTTGTTAACCGCGACAACATCAGAGTTATCTCTCTCAATACACTCTTCATACTCTCTCACAGCAGCAGCATAGTCCTTCGCCACAACGTGAACCAAAGCCTTGTTCCTCCCTACAAGATTCTTGAACTGAGTCTCACTCACCAACCCATTGTGATTGCTCATCTTCTCGACACGATCAAACGTGGCTTTAGCTCCTTCTATATCCCCAAACTGCATCTGAACAGAGCCTAGCTTCGAAACCAAGACAGGATCCAAAGGATCACGCTTTATCAACTCCTTAATCAACTCCAAGGAAACACCAAACTCCTTGTGACCTAAGTGAAACCCTAACAAACAACTCATCACAAAGATCTCTCTCTTCTTCCACAGCTCCACAGAATCATCATTCCCCTCTTTCTCTTTAATCCTCTCCCTAACGAAGTCGAGCAACGTGTACAACCGATCTAACCCTTCCTGGCGATTCCCTAGCCTAGTCGGAACCAAAGCGTACATCCACCGTAACGAGAAAGGCACCATGGATCCCTTCCGGTCAGGGTAGATCTCGGGGAACGATTCGTACCTGTAGTGCTCACCGTCGAAGTCGTGCAGGGAGTTGAGCTCGTGCGAGGCTTCGTCGGAGCGGCGGAGCTTCGTGAGGGCGATGACTTGGTAGGTTAGGTAGGTGAGGTGCTCGTGAGGCTTGGTGAGGAGGAAGAGGGCTCGGGATTGGGATATTTTGTCGAGGATCGCTTCCCACTGGCCGCGGGTGGAGAGATCGTGGAGGGAGCTGAGGTCGTGAGTTAGCTCGTCGAGGGAATTGGATCGTTCCGGTGGTGGATCGGCGAAGGATGATGGGGTTGATTCGAACGCCGTCGCTTCGGGTGTAGCTTTGATTGGTTGTACGGCGGCGGGATTGGTAGCGGCGGAGGATGGATTGATTTCGGGTCGGGTCTCGGATTCGGGTGAAGTCGGATCCATTGCCGGAGATGAGTCCGAGAACATCGTGGAAGAGCACGTTATGGAAATTTGTGGGGTTCGACTGTTTGATGGTTTTGATATGTTCTTATAAATGGGCCCAATCAAGGCCCGTTTCAGTTTCGGGCACTTAACACATGGTCCTCCTTAGGTCTAGTCATTCGGATACCCGTTCGAGTTCGGATCCGGTATTTCGGATTTTCGATTTATACTCATAAGCCTTTTTTTTGGGACAAATACTCATAAGTCTTATTCTAATATTTTATTAGTATGAGTTGGGTTCGGATAATAACACTCTGGTTCCTGTTCAAATTTGTATTACATCTTAAAACCAATAAAATGACCATATAGAGTTCGAATATATTTGAAGTACAAATAAAATTTAAAAGTAAAACATAAAGAAAACACTTAAAATGAATATAAGTTCAACACACATCAGATTGATAAAAATAACAATAAAATATTAAATAAAACATGAAAATAAACATAGTTTGTAAACAATAAGCAATAAGCATTATTTTATAGACAAAGTAAACTTGTTATTTAACGAGCAAATTAATGAAGTACTTGTTTATAACTAATTGTATATTTAAGTTATTTATCTAAATTTTAGTATTTGTTTTTATATATCATATCAATATAAACATTAAACTGATTATTTGAAATACTTATATATATTTTAAATATTTTTATTGACTATTAATTTTAGATATTTTTAGATTATCCGTTCGAATTCGGGTAATAACACTTTGGATTCATATATATTTCGTACCATTCTATAAAATCCGCCTAGATATTTTTACATTTCGATCGGACAGCGGATCAGATTTTTGGTTCGGATTCGAGTTTGGGTTAGATTTCGAATTTTATGCTCAGGCCTAGTCCTCCTCACTCATTTGAGCAAACGATTAAAGAAAACGCATGTTTCGCTTAGCTTTACAATAAAACTAATATACAAATTACATGTATTCAAAAGTAAATTATTAAGATTGGCTCTCAGAGATGATCTGATGAAATAGATAGAAAAGTCAGCACTATAGTCAGGCGTATTCTAAAGATACTATTTGCTTTCTCCCACTATTTGCATAGGATCCGGCGATATAGGGGACAAAACATTAATGTCATGCAGATGAACAGTTATTTAAATGTCAGGGTATTAGGATATAGATCTTATAAATAATAATTTATTCGCATTACATGATTACAAATTACATTAAATATAGTGTGCCAAAAATTTGTCAATTATTTTCCAATTTATATGATTCCAAAGTCCACATTCACATTTTGGGATCTGTTTCCGAGTTTTTAGTACGCACCATATTCTAGATCAAAGGCCTTGGTCAACGAATCAAAACTTTTGTAGCTAACATTATTACTTTTTCGTTAAAAATAACTTTACCTACCCAACTAGTAAAAAACCTTAATTCTATTCAAATCATCAGGTAATCTCTCTATTTACAAAAATCCTACAATATTTCAGTTTTTATCGCACTTCTATGCATCTAATTATTTTTTCACAACTTTCACTTTTTACCATTGTTTTTAAAATCGGACCGGAAGCTGAACCGGAAATATTTTGGGTCACGGTTCAATATAGTTCAACCGGGTCAAACCTGGTTCAATAACTTTGTTTAATATTTTTTTAGTATGTAAATATAAAAGTAATATTAGTAAAAACATGATGCATAGTTAAAATATAAATCAATTTTGAACATAAAGTATTATAAATATAAATTAGTTTTTTGTTTATATGGATGGTTTATAGATTTTCGATAGTTTCAGTGGTTTTTATTGGTTTAATAACTTTAAAATATAATCCGGCTATATGGCCGGTTCATGGTCGAACCAATTACTAGACCAATCCGGCTATATAACCGGTTCACGGTCGAATCCGGTCTAACCATCGGATCGGTCCGGTTTTAAAAACACTGCTTTTTACCAAACTCCCTAGTCAAAGACTCGTGGAGTCAAAAGTCGTCGATCATTGACTCGGGACAAATGGGCGAGTAAGTGTTAGGTGTCCAACCAAAAATTTGATTTTTCTTTAAGCGTGTTTGTCATAGTTGCTTAAGAGAAACTAATATTGAATTTGTAGTGTTTATGAGTTTATCAAACAACTTTTGTATTTGTACGCTGTGAGTTAGTGTATAAAATACGAACAATCACAACGTTTGTAATATAAGACAACGATTTACTGTTATAAAATATTTGTGAATAGTTAACGGAAATGATTCACCATCTGACTCATAAGAAAAGTGATTAGTTAAAATATCCATTGATAAATAAATAAAAAAATCCATTGATATTTTGATTTTGTGTATATCCATAAACTCGATACTCTTGCATTACTATGAGTGGAATACAAGCAAGCGATTTCATTATCTAACACATTTGTCTCAAGTTAAAAATGAATCAAACTTAGGTAGACGTACGTGGCATGTGACTATCTTTACATTCAAGTTATTGATTATGTATAAGTACATGTTAATCATACAAAAAGTAGAAAAATGAACACTGAAGGAGTCTATATAGTTTACAAACTAACAATTAGCAAGTCAATTATTATTACGAATATGCAATTTGCAAGTTATCAATAAAGTTATGCATCATGATGAACTACAATTATTTGATTTTAATTTGCTAAGCACATGAGCAAAAACCAAATGGAAGCGCGTTGAGAATGAAAAAGAGATTAAAAAATGTAGGTTTTGGTCCTCCATGTGAGTGATCTCAACTTTCTCACTTTGGCATTAAATTCTTATCCTTTTCTTTATTGGGCTTTTTGCAGAATTGACCTATAACTTAAAGTCAAACACAAAACTAACCTTTTTTTTTTTTGAAAATTGGTTTTGCCCTATTCCCCTCACAAGTTCATATAATTTACGAAAATGCCATCAATTTTTTTTTTCTTTTTTTCTTCGAAAATGACATTTTTACTCTCTCACCCTCATCATCTTCAAGTAATTACAAGATTGCCATTGTCATCAATACCACAACCACTATGAACAACCAATTTGAAGCTCTTAATGCTCCCAAAATCGATTTACCCTTCTTCTTTTTCTATTCTTGTGAACTAAACACAACATATCTCTCACTTTCTCTCCACAATGAGCTAAAAAAACCCAAGATTTTGATTCTACATTTTTTATGGTTCATAGAGTCATAGAAGCTAACGATTCTGGGTGGGTTACTTTCCTTTGTGATTCTGTGTGCTTGGAGAAGCCTTATGTATGCTAAGGAACTTATCTCACCAATTTAAGGTATGACATCGAATTTTTTTCCAGATCTGTTCGTCAGACGACTTACTTGGGAAGTCGTCTGGCTGTAGACAACTTACCTGGAAGTCGTCTGGTNNNNNNNNNNNNNNNNNNNNNNNNNNNNNNNNNNNNNNNNNNNNNNNNNNNNNNNNNNNNNNNNNNNNNNNNNNNNNNNNNNNNNNNNNNNNNNNNNNNNNNNNNNNNNNNNNNNNNNNNNNNNNNNNNNNNNNNNNNNNNNNNNNNNNNNNNNNNNNNNNNNNNNNNNNNNNNNNNNNNNNNNNNNNNNNNNNNNNNNNNNNNNNNNNNNNNNNNNNNNNNNNNNNNNNNNNNNNNNNNNNNNNNNNNNNNNNNNNNNNNNNNNNNNNNNNNNNNNNNNNNNNNNNNNNNNNNNNNNNNNNNNNNNNNNNNNNNNNNNNNNNNNNNNNNNNNNNNNNNNNNNNNNNNNNNNNNNNNNNNNNNNNNNNNNNNNNNNNNNNNNNNNNNNNNNNNNNNNNNNNNNNNNNNNNNNNNNNNNNNNNNNNNNNNNNNNNNNNNNNNNNNNNNNNNNNNNNNNNNNNNNNNNNNNNNNNNNNNNNNNNNNNNNNNNNNNNNNNNNNNNNNNNNNNNNNNNNNNNNNNNNNNNNNNNNNNNNNNNNNNNNNNNNNNNNNNNNNNNNNNNNNNNNNNNNNNNNNNNNNNNNNNNNNNNNNNNNNNNNNNNNNNNNNNNNNNNNNNNNNNNNNNNNNNNNNNNNNNNNNNNNNNNNNNNNNNNNNNNNNNNNNNNNNNNNNNNNNNNNNNNNNNNNNNNNNNNNNNNNNNNNNNNNNNNNNNNNNNNNNNNNNNNNNNNNNNNNNNNNNNNNNNNNNNNNNNNNNNNNNNNNNNNNNNNNNNNNNNNNNNNNNNNNNNNNNNNNNNNNNNNNNNNNNNNNNNNNNNNNNNNNNNNNNNNNNNNNNNNNNNNNNNNNNCTAAAAGCCTAGTGAAATTACATCTCAGCCCCTTGTGACCAAACAAAAAAACAGAAGCCATTTTTATGAATATAGCCCTAGTAAATCGTCTGAGTCGTCTGAGATGTTGGAAGTCGTCTGGACGACTGAAGTGTAAGTCGTCTGGTACTGGTTTATTTTAAAAATAATTTATAAATCTTGTAAAAAAATATTTTGATGCGTGAAAAATAAAAATCAAGTAATTATAAACAGTTTTAAGTGATATAAATTAAGATATGATAAAATTGATTTGTTTTGAAGATAGATGAGTGGAAGTAGTGAATCATGAAATACTTTGGTTTAGGAGTTTGGCAAACATATGTTGTAGTATTGTATGTATTGTTATGGTTAGATTTTGGAAA
The DNA window shown above is from Brassica oleracea var. oleracea cultivar TO1000 chromosome C3, BOL, whole genome shotgun sequence and carries:
- the LOC106333557 gene encoding protein NEN4-like — translated: MEIQTFPSEIVFFDLETTVPNKTGQHFHILEFGAIIVCPRKLEELDSFSTLIQPKDISVVSLRSSRSDGITRAKVRDAPSFEDVAEKIYGLLHGRIWAGHNIRRFDCVRIKEAFAEIGKAAPEPSGIIDSLGLLSDKFGKRAGNMKMASLAAYFGLGVQKHRSLDDVRMNLEVLKHCATVLFLESTLPNQLEAQWQNSSKIMTRSRSNKQIAPRAMPYSKGGSLGKMTQNVKNILSKAQGNQALQNLIKHSHSLLR
- the LOC106328081 gene encoding trafficking protein particle complex subunit 12-like, which codes for MFSDSSPAMDPTSPESETRPEINPSSAATNPAAVQPIKATPEATAFESTPSSFADPPPERSNSLDELTHDLSSLHDLSTRGQWEAILDKISQSRALFLLTKPHEHLTYLTYQVIALTKLRRSDEASHELNSLHDFDGEHYRYESFPEIYPDRKGSMVPFSLRWMYALVPTRLGNRQEGLDRLYTLLDFVRERIKEKEGNDDSVELWKKREIFVMSCLLGFHLGHKEFGVSLELIKELIKRDPLDPVLVSKLGSVQMQFGDIEGAKATFDRVEKMSNHNGLVSETQFKNLVGRNKALVHVVAKDYAAAVREYEECIERDNSDVVAVNNKALCLMYSRDLSDAIKVMESALERVPTAALNESLVGNLCSMYELAYVNHTDVKRTLNNWIARVAPDDFDSSCTRV